In Octopus bimaculoides isolate UCB-OBI-ISO-001 chromosome 5, ASM119413v2, whole genome shotgun sequence, a genomic segment contains:
- the LOC106876424 gene encoding putative acyl-CoA synthetase YngI produces the protein MKSYSHASSIRQLSYETIPKRLFRFALEDPEKVAFAYYDNKMQRTQITRRELYESTEVFAKFLVGKGIKKGDRIALCVSNCVEWMAYDSGIMMAGGCSVRLWAGQADFLPMLEDCVAAVFDSDPAFYNKLLKVADIFENGNVVSETFPKLRLAINVSEIKSLRSTNCQTFNFPHMEPEDVTIIVQTSGSTGKPKRVTHSSFDVINCAECYCDGAGITSNDVVFNERYMGFGGSYPLSFIATGCKYVSADMCSLNCPKDFQKLKNLLTKESCNISSMIPADLRLCTGDKPILDLVMLAGDIPTYDAMKQGLSWTKTIDNFLSTAETLMIAVKRFSKNNIGEYFPGLIGPLLPNVEAKIVDDHNDIVDIGKEGYLCARSRWCTKVSADGKSVLDNGWFKTRDICKMTENKEIIMLGRDVDFIQKSARKISTKFVEQHVQRHPDVDCVVVVPIPDEEHELKVCACVIMKTGKKFDEKSILKFCNEHMPQPSYFDYVTSTPDCIIQFDRFPKLGNGKVDRLSTKDLAINRLT, from the exons atgAAGAGTTATTCTCACGCATCAAGTATTCGTCAGCTAAGTTACGAAACTATTCCAAAAAGATTGTTTCGTTTTGCGCTTGAAGATCCGGAAAAAGTGGCATTTGCTTATTATGACAACAAAATGCAACGAACACAGATAACAAG GAGAGAACTCTACGAAAGTACTGAAGTGTTTGCAAAGTTTCTTGTGGGAAAAGGAATCAAGAAAGGTGATCGAATTGCCCTCTGTGTATCGAACTGTGTTGAGTGGATGGCATATGACAGCGGCATTATGATGGCTGGAGGATGTTCGGTGAGACTCTGGGCAGGACAAGCGGATTTCTTACCCATGCTAGAAGATTGTGTGGCAGCTGTTTTTGATTCAGATCCAGCCTTTTACAATAAATTACTTAAGGTAGCAGATATTTTCGAAAACGGTAATGTGGTCAGTGAAACTTTTCCAAAACTGCGTTTAGCTATAAACGTTTCTGAAATAAAGTCTCTACGTTCAACCAACTGCCAAACATTTAACTTTCCCCACATGGAACCCGAAGATGTTACAATCATTGTGCAAACATCTGGGTCAACAGGGAAACCTAAGCGAGTTACTCATAGCAGCTTTGATGTCATCAACTGTGCAGAGTGTTATTGTGATGGAGCTGGTATAACATCGAATGATGTAGTTTTTAATGAACGTTATATGGGCTTTGGTGGATCATATCCTCTCTCATTTATAGCAACTGGGTGCAAATATGTCTCTGCAGATATGTGTAGCTTAAACTGCCCAAAGGATTTCCAGAAACTTAAGAATCTCTTAACGAAGGAGAGCTGTAATATTTCATCTATGATTCCAGCTGATTTACGTTTATGTACAGGAGATAAACCGATTTTAGATTTAGTTATGTTAGCTGGTGATATACCTACCTATGATGCTATGAAACAAGGTTTATCTTGGACAAAAACTATTGACAACTTTCTTTCAACTGCCGAAACCCTAATGATTGCAGTGAAGAGATTCAGTAAGAATAATATTGGGGAATATTTTCCGGGACTCATAGGTCCACTACTACCTAATGTGGAAGCGAAAATTGTTGATGACCATAACGATATTGTCGATATCGGAAAAGAAGGTTATTTATGTGCACGAAGTAGGTGGTGTACGAAGGTTTCAGCTGATGGAAAATCAGTTCTAGATAATGGATGGTTTAAGACAAGAGACATTTGTAAAATGACTGAGAATAAGGAAATAATTATGCTTGGCAGAGACGTTGACTTCATTCAGAAGTCAGCTagaaaaatatcaactaaatttgTTGAGCAGCATGTACAGCGTCACCCAGATGTTGATTGTGTTGTAGTTGTTCCTATCCCGGATGAAGAACATGAATTAAAAGTTTGTGCTTGTGTCATTATGAAAACTGGGAAAAAATTTGATGAGAAGTCAATCCTTAAGTTCTGCAATGAGCATATGCCTCAGCCAAGTTACTTCGATTATGTAACATCCACCCCTGACTGTATTATACAGTTTGATAGGTTTCCTAAACTAGGGAACGGAAAAGTTGACAGACTTTCAACAAAAGATTTAGCGATTAATCGTTTAACTTAG